From Methylomonas sp. EFPC3, a single genomic window includes:
- the argC gene encoding N-acetyl-gamma-glutamyl-phosphate reductase, giving the protein MVRAGIVGGTGYTGVELLRILVLHPQVDVTVVTSRADAGSRVDQLYPSLRGYCDLQFSPPELKYLQECDVVFFATPNGTAMLMAAALLERGVKVIDLSADFRIKDPAEWEKWYGMQHASPSLIDEAVYGLPEVNREQIKQARLIACPGCYPTAVQLGFLPLLEAGIVDANGLVADVKSGVSGAGRKAEISSLMSEAGESFKAYAVAGHRHLPEIRQGLARVAGNAVGLTFVPHLTPMIRGIHATLYARLHGRSADLQGLFESRFREERFVDVLPAGSHADTRNVRGSNRCQIAVHQPQGGDTVVVLSVIDNLVKGASGQAVQNMNLMFGLAEAAGLETVALYP; this is encoded by the coding sequence ATGGTACGAGCAGGTATTGTCGGCGGTACGGGATACACCGGCGTCGAGTTATTAAGAATTTTGGTGTTGCATCCGCAGGTGGATGTCACAGTCGTCACCTCCCGCGCCGATGCCGGGTCGAGGGTGGATCAGTTGTATCCCAGTTTGCGAGGGTATTGCGATTTGCAATTCAGTCCGCCGGAACTGAAGTATTTGCAGGAATGCGACGTGGTATTCTTCGCGACCCCGAACGGCACGGCCATGTTGATGGCGGCAGCGTTGCTGGAACGGGGTGTCAAAGTCATCGATCTATCCGCCGATTTCCGGATTAAAGACCCGGCCGAATGGGAGAAATGGTACGGCATGCAACACGCCAGTCCGAGTTTGATCGATGAGGCCGTGTACGGTTTACCGGAGGTAAACCGGGAGCAGATCAAGCAGGCGCGCTTGATTGCCTGTCCCGGCTGTTACCCGACTGCTGTGCAATTGGGTTTTTTGCCTTTGCTGGAAGCTGGGATTGTAGATGCGAACGGATTGGTGGCGGATGTCAAATCCGGCGTCAGCGGTGCCGGGCGCAAGGCGGAAATATCGTCGTTAATGAGCGAAGCCGGCGAAAGTTTCAAAGCCTATGCGGTTGCCGGCCATCGCCATTTGCCGGAAATCAGGCAAGGATTGGCGCGTGTCGCAGGCAATGCGGTGGGATTGACCTTCGTGCCGCATTTGACGCCGATGATCCGCGGGATTCACGCCACGCTTTATGCGCGTTTGCATGGTCGCAGTGCCGATTTACAGGGGCTGTTCGAATCACGTTTTCGGGAAGAGCGCTTCGTCGACGTGCTACCCGCCGGTAGTCATGCCGACACCCGTAATGTCCGCGGCAGCAACCGCTGTCAGATTGCAGTACATCAGCCGCAGGGCGGCGATACGGTGGTGGTTTTGTCGGTGATCGACAATTTGGTTAAAGGCGCTTCAGGTCAAGCGGTGCAAAACATGAATCTAATGTTTGGTTTGGCTGAAGCAGCTGGTCTTGAAACGGTTGCGCTTTATCCTTGA
- the xdp1 gene encoding exosortase-dependent surface protein XDP1, translating into MIRKYLAITTLLLTPFAANATTWTLGGATPAGITSINAYSVGTSATSTFASATVGKYSGGLGVTTSGESTTSPEHATDNVGNIEALLFRFDSDTILDKLTIGWPSVTSGYDSDISVLRYTGTLTNNALPTDRDISNEKISDLLARGWEFVGSYNTAQNVVEDINPNNLSSSFWLISAYSSTWGTGKGDPSTELTNSNDYFKLASLVGTTASTSPGPGASVPEPTSLLLLASGIFGWRINSKKRTLTA; encoded by the coding sequence ATGATCCGGAAATATTTGGCTATCACAACACTGCTGTTGACACCGTTTGCGGCAAACGCCACAACATGGACCCTCGGGGGGGCGACACCCGCAGGTATCACAAGCATCAACGCTTATTCGGTAGGAACCAGTGCGACTTCGACTTTTGCTTCCGCGACCGTGGGAAAATATTCCGGTGGACTAGGTGTAACAACCAGCGGCGAAAGCACAACCTCGCCTGAGCACGCAACCGACAACGTAGGCAATATCGAAGCACTGCTTTTTCGGTTCGACTCCGACACAATTTTAGATAAATTAACGATAGGCTGGCCATCGGTGACTTCCGGCTACGATTCAGACATCTCGGTCCTGAGATACACTGGAACGCTGACAAACAATGCACTGCCAACCGATAGAGACATTAGCAACGAAAAAATTTCAGATTTGCTCGCTCGCGGCTGGGAATTTGTCGGTAGCTACAATACGGCTCAAAATGTTGTGGAAGACATCAACCCTAACAACCTGTCATCCAGTTTCTGGTTGATTAGCGCTTATAGCAGCACTTGGGGTACCGGCAAAGGCGATCCATCGACCGAGCTCACCAATAGCAACGACTATTTCAAATTAGCGTCTTTGGTCGGCACTACTGCCAGCACCTCCCCAGGCCCTGGCGCCAGCGTTCCGGAACCTACCAGCTTGTTACTGTTGGCAAGCGGCATATTTGGCTGGCGGATCAACAGCAAAAAGCGAACCCTCACCGCTTAA
- the hflC gene encoding protease modulator HflC — protein MGNKILVAVAALAVILSMSVFTVGETERVIKFQLGEIVGADFQPGMHLKIPFINNVKKFDARILTMDATPERFLTAEKKNVIVDSFVKWRIGDVKTFYTTVGGDVGQANIRLDQIIKDAARSEFSKREIRQLVSTDRSAIRDSLITNVSPHASRLGINIIDVQVKRIDLPNEVSTSVYQRMEAERARVAREFRSQGSEAAERIRADADKQREIILANAYRDSEVLRGEGDAKAADIFAKAYGEDSEFFAFYRSLIAYKETLGKSGNIMVLEPNSDFFKYFKNQK, from the coding sequence ATGGGAAACAAGATATTAGTAGCCGTCGCCGCGCTGGCTGTCATTTTGTCGATGTCGGTGTTTACCGTCGGCGAAACCGAGAGAGTCATCAAATTCCAATTGGGTGAAATCGTCGGGGCGGATTTTCAGCCCGGCATGCACCTGAAGATACCGTTTATCAATAACGTCAAGAAATTCGACGCCCGGATCCTGACCATGGATGCGACGCCGGAGCGTTTCCTGACCGCGGAAAAGAAAAACGTCATCGTCGACTCCTTCGTCAAATGGCGAATCGGCGATGTCAAAACTTTCTACACCACAGTCGGTGGCGACGTAGGCCAAGCCAACATCCGCTTGGATCAAATCATCAAGGACGCGGCGCGTAGCGAATTCAGCAAACGCGAAATCAGGCAGCTGGTTTCGACCGACCGTAGCGCGATTCGCGATTCGCTGATCACCAACGTATCGCCGCATGCTTCCCGCTTGGGTATCAATATTATCGACGTGCAGGTCAAGCGCATCGATTTGCCGAACGAGGTCAGTACCTCGGTTTATCAACGGATGGAAGCGGAGCGGGCGCGGGTGGCTCGGGAATTTCGTTCTCAAGGCTCCGAGGCTGCAGAGCGGATTCGTGCCGACGCCGATAAACAACGCGAAATCATTCTGGCCAACGCTTACCGGGACTCTGAAGTATTGCGAGGCGAAGGCGACGCCAAAGCGGCAGATATTTTTGCCAAGGCCTATGGCGAAGACAGCGAGTTTTTCGCCTTTTACCGTAGCCTGATCGCTTACAAGGAAACCCTCGGCAAGTCCGGCAACATCATGGTGTTGGAGCCGAACTCGGACTTCTTCAAATATTTCAAAAATCAGAAATAA
- a CDS encoding sulfurtransferase encodes MTYTTLVSAATLAANLDNPNWRIFDCRFSLADSAAGFKSYRSGHIPGAVYADLNKDLSSPVQAYTGRHPLPNFDSLAEKLGKWGVNNRSQVVVYDDAGGAFAGRMWWLLRSMGHTQVAVLDGGYGHWRKQGLPTATALPKISTSAFRAYLDNRQWLGASQIETSLASRSIILVDARTPERFLGQVEPIDPVAGHVPGAINRPLQSNLDRNGLFLAPEQLRQQINDLISPFPAERVVHMCGSGVTACHNLLAMEIAGLGGSKLYAGSWSEWIRNRNRRVSSR; translated from the coding sequence ATGACTTACACCACGCTGGTTTCCGCCGCCACTTTGGCGGCCAATCTCGACAATCCGAATTGGCGGATATTCGATTGCCGTTTCTCGCTGGCCGATAGCGCCGCCGGCTTTAAATCCTACCGGTCGGGTCATATTCCCGGCGCAGTCTACGCCGACTTGAACAAGGACTTGTCGTCCCCGGTGCAAGCTTACACCGGCCGCCATCCGCTACCGAACTTCGATTCGCTCGCCGAAAAATTGGGCAAATGGGGAGTTAACAACCGCAGCCAAGTCGTGGTCTACGACGATGCCGGCGGCGCCTTTGCCGGCCGCATGTGGTGGCTGCTGCGCAGCATGGGCCATACTCAGGTCGCAGTGCTCGACGGTGGCTACGGCCACTGGCGCAAACAAGGTCTGCCAACGGCGACAGCGCTGCCGAAAATCAGCACCAGCGCGTTCCGCGCCTATCTCGATAACCGGCAATGGCTTGGCGCAAGCCAGATCGAAACCAGCCTGGCGAGCCGCAGCATAATCTTGGTCGACGCCAGAACTCCGGAGCGCTTCCTCGGCCAAGTTGAACCGATCGACCCGGTGGCCGGCCACGTGCCGGGAGCGATTAACCGGCCGTTGCAATCCAATCTGGATCGAAACGGCCTGTTTCTGGCCCCTGAGCAATTACGCCAACAAATTAACGATTTGATTTCGCCTTTTCCGGCAGAGCGAGTGGTGCATATGTGCGGCTCCGGCGTAACCGCCTGCCATAACCTGTTGGCGATGGAAATCGCCGGACTCGGCGGATCGAAATTGTACGCCGGCTCCTGGAGCGAATGGATCCGTAACCGGAATCGGAGAGTTAGCAGCCGTTAA
- a CDS encoding adenylosuccinate synthase has product MGKNVVVIGTQWGDEGKGKLVDLLTEQAAAVVRFQGGHNAGHTLVINGEKTVLHLIPSGVLRDGVQCMIGNGVVLCPEALLKEIEILEKSGVPVRNRLQVSEACALILPVHVAVDQAREKARGSKAIGTTGRGIGPAYEDKVARRGLRAGDLRNREEFSARLKELVEYHNFMLVNYYQAEPVNYAEILDNTLRLGEIIKPMLTDVGEALYSHQQQGNNVLFEGAQGALLDIDHGTYPYVTSSNTTAGGAATGSGVGPLALDYVLGITKAYSTRVGNGPFPTELMDSYGEHLGVKGHEFGATTGRKRRCGWFDAVSMRKSAQLNSLTGICLTKLDVLDGLDKIGICTAYKIDGQITETAPLGADQYAVCEAVIEEMPGWSGSTAGITDFAQLPENAKAYIARIEQLVGVKVTILSTGPDRNETIVLENPFAA; this is encoded by the coding sequence ATGGGAAAAAATGTAGTTGTTATCGGCACGCAATGGGGCGATGAAGGCAAGGGCAAGCTGGTCGATCTTTTAACCGAGCAGGCAGCGGCCGTAGTGCGCTTTCAGGGCGGCCATAACGCCGGCCACACCTTGGTGATTAACGGCGAAAAAACCGTGTTGCACCTGATTCCGTCCGGCGTTTTGCGCGACGGAGTGCAATGCATGATCGGCAACGGTGTGGTGCTTTGTCCGGAAGCCTTGCTCAAGGAAATCGAGATTCTGGAAAAATCGGGCGTACCGGTCAGGAACCGGTTACAAGTCAGCGAAGCCTGTGCTTTGATTCTGCCGGTCCATGTGGCTGTCGATCAGGCCCGGGAAAAGGCGCGCGGCAGCAAAGCGATCGGTACGACCGGCCGCGGCATCGGTCCGGCCTACGAAGACAAAGTGGCCCGTCGCGGCTTGCGTGCCGGCGATTTGCGCAATCGCGAGGAATTTTCCGCCCGGCTGAAGGAGCTGGTCGAATACCATAATTTCATGTTGGTCAATTATTACCAGGCCGAACCGGTCAACTATGCAGAAATTTTGGATAACACCTTGCGTTTGGGGGAAATCATCAAGCCGATGCTGACCGATGTCGGCGAGGCGCTGTATAGCCACCAACAGCAAGGAAACAACGTATTATTCGAAGGCGCGCAGGGAGCACTGCTGGATATTGACCACGGCACTTATCCGTACGTGACCTCTTCCAATACCACTGCGGGTGGCGCGGCGACCGGCAGCGGCGTTGGGCCGTTAGCATTGGATTACGTTCTGGGCATTACCAAAGCCTATTCGACTCGGGTTGGCAACGGCCCGTTTCCGACCGAATTGATGGACAGTTATGGCGAACATTTGGGCGTGAAGGGCCACGAATTCGGCGCCACCACCGGGCGTAAACGCCGTTGCGGCTGGTTCGATGCGGTCTCGATGCGTAAATCAGCCCAATTGAACAGCTTGACCGGCATTTGTTTGACCAAGCTGGACGTGTTGGACGGTCTGGACAAAATCGGGATTTGTACCGCCTATAAAATTGACGGCCAAATCACCGAAACGGCGCCGTTGGGCGCAGACCAATATGCTGTTTGCGAGGCGGTGATTGAGGAAATGCCGGGTTGGAGCGGTAGTACCGCCGGGATTACCGATTTCGCGCAATTACCGGAAAATGCCAAGGCTTACATCGCCCGGATCGAACAATTGGTCGGCGTCAAAGTCACGATATTGTCCACCGGTCCTGATCGCAACGAAACCATCGTCCTGGAAAATCCGTTCGCGGCTTGA
- the hflK gene encoding FtsH protease activity modulator HflK: MSWNEPGGDKKDPWSGRNEKDNPPDLDEVIRSLQDKLGGIFGGGKRGDSSSNGPSMQSIGFLAAGALALWGLSGLYTVDEGTRGIVTRFGAYVATTQPGLNWHIPSPIEQVQVINVEQQRFIEVGYRSGGGQAMGSVPKEAMMLTKDENIVDVRLAVQYQVKDAKDYAFNVLDPASTLKQVTESVQRGVIGRSDMDFVLTEGRSEIVAAIKTEIQSVMDAYKTGILITSVNLQDAQPPEQVQGSFEDAIKAREDKQRLINEAEAYSNDVVPKARGAASRIVQEAEAYKEKSIAQADGDVSRFSQLLTEYKKAPGVTKQRMYIETMEQVLGKSSNVVVDVKSGSNIMYLPLEKLVNKAADDAVSAPVATHEPVAAPAPQAKEIRNDIRASSRERDVRGR, encoded by the coding sequence ATGTCTTGGAATGAGCCCGGCGGTGATAAAAAAGACCCCTGGAGTGGTCGTAACGAAAAGGATAATCCTCCCGATCTGGACGAAGTAATCCGGTCCCTGCAGGACAAACTGGGCGGTATTTTCGGCGGCGGCAAACGTGGCGACAGTTCTTCAAATGGCCCGTCGATGCAAAGCATCGGTTTTTTGGCTGCCGGCGCGCTGGCATTATGGGGTTTGAGCGGGCTTTATACCGTCGATGAGGGTACCCGCGGCATCGTCACCCGTTTCGGTGCTTACGTTGCTACCACGCAGCCCGGTTTGAACTGGCATATCCCGTCACCGATCGAGCAAGTGCAAGTTATCAACGTCGAACAGCAACGCTTCATCGAGGTCGGTTACCGTTCCGGCGGTGGGCAGGCTATGGGCTCGGTGCCGAAAGAGGCGATGATGCTGACCAAAGACGAGAACATTGTCGATGTGCGTTTGGCTGTGCAATACCAAGTCAAAGACGCCAAGGATTATGCCTTTAACGTTCTCGATCCGGCTTCGACCTTGAAGCAAGTTACCGAAAGCGTGCAACGCGGCGTGATCGGCCGTAGCGATATGGATTTTGTGCTGACCGAAGGTCGTAGCGAAATCGTTGCCGCAATCAAAACTGAAATTCAATCGGTAATGGATGCCTATAAGACCGGCATATTGATCACCAGCGTCAACTTGCAGGATGCACAGCCGCCGGAGCAGGTGCAAGGTTCCTTTGAAGACGCCATCAAGGCGCGCGAAGACAAGCAGCGCCTGATCAACGAAGCCGAGGCCTATTCCAACGACGTGGTGCCTAAAGCACGCGGTGCTGCATCGCGTATCGTGCAGGAAGCCGAAGCCTATAAAGAAAAATCCATCGCCCAAGCTGATGGTGACGTCAGCCGCTTTTCGCAGTTATTAACCGAGTATAAAAAAGCGCCGGGTGTGACCAAACAGCGTATGTACATCGAAACCATGGAACAGGTGCTGGGCAAATCCAGCAATGTGGTGGTGGATGTCAAGTCCGGCAGCAACATCATGTATCTGCCATTGGAAAAATTGGTGAACAAGGCCGCCGATGACGCGGTTTCGGCGCCGGTTGCGACGCACGAACCGGTTGCGGCTCCTGCGCCTCAGGCTAAAGAGATCAGAAACGATATACGCGCATCGAGCCGCGAACGCGATGTGAGAGGACGCTAA
- a CDS encoding ATP phosphoribosyltransferase regulatory subunit, protein MQRKDNWLLPEGIGEVLPEQAAHLEKLRRTLLDTFACWGYQLVIPPFVDFLDSLLTGSGHDLDLQTFKLTDQLSGEMLGVRADMTPQVARIDAHHLQHDGPTRLCYAGTVLHAVGDPLEKSRSPMQIGAELYGHAGLESDYEVIRLMLEMLAISGLQNVHLDLGHVAIYRALAEHAGLNQQQESKLFDVLQRKARTELVELLAGFALDERFQAIFNALPKLNGGREVLDKADGLFAGLPCSGIIGDALTDLRGIADRLRRDFPSLSVSFDLAELRGYHYHTGMVFAAFVPALGKEIARGGRYDNIGARFGRARAATGFSADLKVLAAMFQDIDSARQVVYAPFGEDVDLLQTIRDLRAQGEVVIQQLPGQTDAAAQLGCNAVLQNQNQRWVVKPLV, encoded by the coding sequence ATGCAAAGAAAAGACAACTGGCTGTTGCCCGAAGGCATCGGCGAGGTACTGCCGGAGCAAGCCGCGCATTTGGAGAAATTGCGCAGAACTCTGCTCGATACTTTTGCCTGTTGGGGTTATCAGTTGGTGATACCGCCCTTCGTGGATTTCCTGGACTCGCTGCTCACCGGTTCCGGCCACGATTTGGATCTGCAGACTTTCAAGCTGACCGACCAGCTTAGCGGTGAAATGCTCGGCGTACGCGCCGATATGACGCCGCAGGTCGCCCGCATCGACGCCCACCATCTACAGCACGACGGTCCTACCCGCTTGTGTTATGCCGGAACCGTGTTGCACGCCGTAGGCGACCCGTTGGAAAAAAGCCGCAGCCCGATGCAAATCGGCGCCGAACTATACGGCCACGCCGGACTGGAAAGCGATTACGAAGTGATCCGCTTGATGCTGGAAATGTTGGCGATCAGCGGGCTGCAAAACGTACATTTGGATTTGGGCCACGTCGCGATCTATCGGGCGCTGGCCGAGCACGCCGGTTTGAACCAGCAACAGGAGTCGAAATTGTTCGACGTGTTGCAGCGTAAAGCCAGAACGGAATTGGTGGAATTGTTGGCCGGCTTTGCGCTTGACGAACGCTTCCAGGCCATTTTCAATGCGTTGCCTAAATTGAACGGCGGTAGAGAAGTATTGGACAAGGCCGACGGTTTGTTCGCCGGCTTGCCCTGTAGCGGCATCATTGGAGATGCCTTGACCGACTTGCGCGGCATAGCCGACAGACTGCGGCGCGATTTTCCCAGCTTGAGCGTCAGTTTCGATCTGGCGGAATTGCGCGGTTACCATTACCACACCGGTATGGTGTTCGCCGCCTTCGTGCCGGCTTTGGGTAAGGAGATCGCCCGCGGCGGCCGCTACGACAATATCGGGGCACGTTTCGGCCGGGCTCGAGCCGCTACCGGGTTTAGTGCCGATCTTAAGGTGTTGGCAGCCATGTTCCAGGATATTGATAGTGCCAGACAAGTGGTTTATGCGCCGTTCGGCGAGGATGTCGATCTGCTGCAAACCATCAGAGATTTACGTGCTCAGGGCGAGGTCGTCATACAGCAATTGCCGGGGCAAACCGATGCGGCCGCTCAACTGGGCTGCAACGCAGTTTTACAAAATCAGAATCAACGCTGGGTCGTTAAACCATTAGTTTAA
- a CDS encoding NAD(P)H-quinone oxidoreductase, with product MRAVQLQTNADTTELVVKDWPQPSPRENQILIHTKAAGINRPDLVQRQGLYPPPPDASPILGLEVAGTVAEIGSAVTGFSVGDPVCALVTGGGYAEYCLASACCSLPIPREFSFIEAAALPETFFTVWSNVFDRAGLQAGESLLVHGGTSGIGTTAIQLAKAFGSRVVTTAGSDEKCRRCLELGADLAVNYRQQDFVEAVLDFTGGKGVDVLLDMVGGDYLPRNLKSLAIDGRLLQIGIQHGGKAEINLAALLMKRLTLAGSTLRSRSDEFKANITGQLRDKVWPLLESGQIKPVIDSVFPLGEADRAHRLMESSQHIGKIILEL from the coding sequence ATGCGCGCCGTTCAGCTTCAAACCAACGCCGATACCACAGAACTCGTCGTCAAGGACTGGCCGCAACCGTCTCCGCGCGAGAATCAAATTCTGATCCACACCAAAGCCGCCGGCATCAACCGGCCGGATCTGGTGCAGCGCCAGGGCCTATATCCGCCGCCGCCGGACGCCTCCCCCATCCTGGGTCTGGAAGTTGCCGGCACTGTAGCCGAAATCGGCAGCGCAGTAACCGGGTTTAGTGTCGGCGATCCGGTCTGCGCCCTGGTCACCGGCGGCGGTTATGCCGAATATTGCCTGGCCAGTGCCTGCTGTAGCCTGCCGATACCGCGCGAATTCAGCTTTATCGAGGCCGCCGCACTGCCGGAGACGTTTTTCACGGTTTGGAGCAACGTTTTCGACCGGGCCGGATTGCAAGCCGGCGAATCGCTATTGGTACATGGCGGCACCAGCGGCATCGGCACCACGGCGATCCAGCTGGCAAAAGCCTTCGGTAGCCGCGTCGTCACGACAGCCGGCAGCGACGAAAAATGCCGGCGCTGCCTGGAATTGGGTGCCGACCTTGCCGTGAATTACCGGCAACAGGATTTCGTCGAAGCCGTGCTGGATTTCACCGGCGGTAAAGGCGTCGACGTGCTTCTGGACATGGTGGGCGGCGATTATCTGCCGCGTAACTTGAAGAGCTTGGCGATTGACGGCCGCTTGTTGCAAATCGGGATTCAGCACGGCGGCAAGGCTGAAATCAATTTGGCCGCGCTGTTGATGAAACGTCTGACACTGGCCGGTTCGACCTTACGCTCCCGTAGCGACGAGTTCAAAGCCAACATTACCGGGCAATTGCGCGATAAAGTCTGGCCATTGCTGGAATCCGGCCAAATCAAACCCGTGATAGATTCAGTCTTTCCGCTAGGCGAGGCCGACCGCGCCCACCGGCTGATGGAAAGCAGCCAACACATCGGAAAAATCATTTTGGAGCTATGA